One segment of Methanolinea mesophila DNA contains the following:
- a CDS encoding DUF2178 domain-containing protein: MKRTSFYILAGIIGLLEVGAFWLSVDLHSPLLIILAFIGGVMLLYVARRKIHDVKEDERAVLINEKAAVRTFQVFWVVFFAISLGDVVLGLGAPGFPRPPRPPDEGLVPLGHIGIVQLLVLFLMIILYVGFRFYYARQYGEWETDEEQD, encoded by the coding sequence ATGAAAAGAACATCTTTCTATATTCTTGCCGGGATTATCGGGCTGCTCGAGGTAGGAGCCTTCTGGCTCTCGGTCGATCTGCACAGCCCGCTGCTGATAATCCTCGCCTTCATCGGGGGAGTCATGCTCCTCTATGTGGCCCGGCGGAAGATCCACGATGTAAAAGAGGATGAAAGGGCGGTCCTGATCAACGAAAAAGCGGCAGTTCGCACGTTCCAGGTGTTCTGGGTGGTGTTTTTTGCGATCAGTCTGGGGGATGTGGTGCTGGGTCTCGGAGCGCCCGGGTTTCCGCGGCCGCCCCGGCCTCCCGACGAAGGTCTGGTCCCGCTCGGGCATATCGGCATCGTGCAGTTGCTGGTGCTGTTCCTGATGATAATCCTCTATGTGGGATTCAGGTTCTATTACGCACGGCAATACGGGGAGTGGGAGACCGATGAAGAACAGGATTAA
- a CDS encoding PAS domain-containing response regulator: MISILYVDDEEMFLEIAKVYLERSGDLAIDTANSAYRAIEMLESRPYDAIISDYQMPGLTGIDLLKYIRAKDAQIPFLLFTGRGREEVAIEALNSGADYYLQKDTHFKSQFAQLEHEIRESIRRRYAERERTRMESALRIKDAAIRSALSPIAISDKEGHLLYVNPMCLATWGYRDANEVIGRSVADFVYDPFTAIRALEKLQREGRWLGEVTARKRDGSTFEAKVSASMILDEDGNPAGLVASFTDLTEQKRAWSELESYARDLKFISEKAMEMADYPLDANIFEYIAQALHSLAPEGTVVLVNSIDTGSTTVKIEAIRGADPYLPGIAEMLGRSPVGLTFRASVQGVKEMLLGSFVNIPGGMYELSFGQMPVELCGKIDSLPFMGSMRGAGLSWKGQVYGIAILLLPPGSAPEHPDILDMFVRHAASVLQRRQAEEALRAGRD; encoded by the coding sequence TTGATCTCGATTCTCTATGTGGATGACGAAGAGATGTTTCTCGAGATCGCGAAGGTATACCTCGAGCGTTCGGGAGACCTTGCAATCGACACCGCCAATTCTGCATATCGGGCGATTGAAATGCTTGAAAGCCGCCCCTACGATGCCATCATCTCAGATTACCAGATGCCCGGACTGACCGGGATCGACCTGCTGAAGTACATTCGTGCAAAAGACGCCCAGATTCCTTTTCTTCTTTTCACCGGCCGGGGCAGGGAAGAAGTAGCCATTGAGGCACTCAACAGCGGCGCGGATTATTACCTCCAGAAGGATACCCATTTCAAGTCCCAGTTCGCCCAGCTGGAGCACGAGATCAGGGAGTCTATACGCCGCCGGTATGCCGAACGTGAGAGGACCCGGATGGAATCGGCGCTCAGGATAAAGGATGCGGCGATCCGGTCCGCGTTAAGCCCTATCGCGATCTCCGATAAAGAAGGACACCTTCTCTACGTGAATCCCATGTGCCTCGCCACGTGGGGGTACCGGGATGCGAATGAAGTGATTGGCAGATCGGTCGCGGATTTTGTATACGACCCTTTCACCGCCATTCGTGCACTCGAAAAACTCCAGCGGGAGGGCCGGTGGCTGGGAGAGGTGACGGCCCGGAAACGTGATGGGTCCACCTTCGAGGCGAAGGTAAGCGCGAGCATGATCCTGGACGAGGACGGGAACCCGGCCGGACTGGTGGCATCGTTCACCGACCTCACGGAACAGAAACGTGCCTGGTCCGAGCTCGAGTCATACGCAAGGGACCTAAAGTTCATCTCCGAGAAGGCGATGGAAATGGCGGATTACCCGCTCGATGCGAATATTTTCGAATATATTGCACAGGCACTTCATTCGCTTGCCCCCGAGGGGACGGTCGTCCTGGTAAACTCGATCGACACCGGAAGCACTACGGTGAAGATAGAGGCGATCCGTGGTGCGGACCCGTACCTCCCAGGCATCGCCGAGATGCTCGGCCGTTCTCCGGTCGGCCTTACCTTCAGGGCCTCGGTTCAGGGAGTAAAAGAGATGCTCCTCGGTTCATTTGTGAATATTCCGGGGGGGATGTATGAACTCTCGTTCGGGCAGATGCCGGTAGAACTCTGCGGGAAGATAGATTCCCTGCCGTTCATGGGGAGCATGAGGGGCGCCGGGCTGTCATGGAAAGGGCAGGTCTACGGGATAGCGATCCTCCTGCTCCCCCCGGGTTCGGCGCCAGAACACCCCGATATCCTGGACATGTTCGTACGGCATGCCGCTTCTGTGCTGCAGCGACGGCAGGCCGAGGAAGCGCTCCGGGCTGGAAGGGATTGA
- the hgcA gene encoding mercury methylation corrinoid protein HgcA yields the protein MTDETAPGNTGCCGGGQNTANCGFDTQTGHREILSATSTLTFADRLDHFYARWGVDRMGHRVDPGLYRLGEPTPDSPVFVSANYTLSFDALRSALEGFDCYILVLDTKGINVWCAAGKGTFGTDELVKRIEYTGLTGIVRHRKLILPQLGAPGVSWPEVIRRSGFSVEYGPVRAEDLPEYLKTHTATPAMRRVRFPVRDRAVLIPVELVHVALPAIVVAIVLYFLAGPVSSLAAVTAVVAGTVLFPLLLPYIPTRDFSMKGFILGFVVSLPFAAWYAAGPGLPGWAGLLAAVTPLLLIPAVTAYLALNFTGSTPFTSRTGVKKEIFRYVKPMTGMAVAGVLFGILLGVSRLMGVI from the coding sequence TTGACCGATGAGACTGCCCCGGGAAACACCGGGTGTTGTGGAGGCGGACAAAACACCGCGAATTGCGGATTCGATACACAGACCGGACATCGTGAGATCCTTTCTGCAACCAGCACGCTGACCTTTGCCGACCGGCTTGACCACTTCTACGCCCGGTGGGGTGTCGACCGCATGGGGCACCGGGTGGACCCGGGACTCTACCGGCTGGGTGAACCCACACCTGATTCGCCGGTTTTTGTTTCTGCGAACTATACGCTGAGCTTCGATGCGCTTCGTTCCGCGCTGGAAGGATTCGACTGTTACATCCTCGTCCTGGATACGAAGGGTATCAACGTCTGGTGCGCCGCAGGCAAAGGGACGTTCGGCACAGACGAGCTGGTGAAGAGGATCGAGTACACCGGACTCACGGGTATCGTCCGGCACAGGAAACTCATCCTCCCCCAACTCGGCGCACCCGGGGTCTCCTGGCCGGAAGTTATCCGCAGATCGGGTTTTTCAGTGGAATACGGCCCGGTTCGGGCAGAGGATCTCCCCGAGTACCTGAAGACCCATACCGCTACCCCCGCGATGCGGCGGGTCCGTTTCCCGGTGCGCGACAGGGCAGTCCTGATTCCGGTGGAGCTGGTGCATGTCGCCCTCCCGGCGATCGTCGTGGCTATCGTTCTCTATTTCCTTGCGGGGCCGGTTAGTTCCCTTGCGGCTGTCACCGCGGTGGTTGCGGGCACGGTGCTCTTCCCCCTCCTGCTCCCGTACATCCCGACGCGTGATTTCAGTATGAAAGGCTTTATTCTGGGGTTCGTGGTCTCCCTGCCTTTTGCCGCATGGTACGCCGCCGGACCGGGCCTCCCGGGTTGGGCGGGTCTCCTCGCAGCGGTCACCCCCCTGTTGCTCATCCCTGCGGTGACCGCCTATCTTGCCCTCAACTTCACCGGTTCGACACCGTTCACCTCAAGGACCGGGGTGAAAAAGGAGATCTTCCGGTACGTGAAGCCCATGACGGGCATGGCGGTGGCGGGAGTGCTCTTCGGAATACTCCTCGGGGTAAGCCGTCTCATGGGAGTGATCTGA
- the hgcC gene encoding HgcAB-associated protein HgcC gives MTGKNLENEVPDPDGGCGCGQNRGCQVEAVLSVDDRGQMVLPKDVRERAGIRTGDKLALISWERDGRICCLALLKSDNLSDMIKGVLDPLMQGTEAGGRD, from the coding sequence ATGACGGGGAAGAACCTGGAGAATGAAGTTCCCGATCCCGACGGTGGGTGCGGGTGCGGGCAAAACCGGGGGTGTCAGGTCGAAGCGGTCTTAAGTGTTGACGACCGCGGCCAGATGGTGCTCCCAAAAGACGTACGGGAGAGAGCCGGGATACGGACGGGCGACAAACTGGCCCTTATCAGCTGGGAGAGGGACGGCCGGATATGCTGTCTCGCACTGTTAAAATCCGATAATCTCAGCGATATGATAAAGGGGGTGCTCGATCCCCTGATGCAGGGAACGGAGGCAGGAGGCAGGGATTGA
- a CDS encoding MEMAR_RS02690 family S-layer glycoprotein, with product MKLILLIAFLVALFSGTASASVNIIMQGDDVFIGEQDLDITGATGGFSQLAWFASGTNPNADTPNYVIPVGDSTHFYIAPSTFVGRTGIWYRWDIANQGPAFSVNDPYIVLKVWDQDLQKDVSGKAVAPGDFVNFRIESNFYLVANRPGYNPSTDGVIDIKVRTGDGAIYTSLHQNATFSLPLGNINLNSQPFYWVSPTPHGGEYPYSGWNTAASTTAGDRLYPAGVYTCWAECDLNHIMENYKDPGGHDYTGKTYSATTTVSIAQDTVRIETSKDTVVRGNPFSVTITGTPNSNYYLWVKDTGQMTGLAHDRPPFITQDQSNVNQNPPAGSYTAIDIGAYAYEGGNGRTIAQDVPSNWDGVPSGTYYYAYILTSGSGTRTILWQTSTDTRDQNYTIRVERQLTSGVFINDFASVIIEKGTVTIVAAGDQNFFLGQEVRLSGTDSETDNVYLFITGPNLSSAGGRLTDPRTSVVDGIASTFDSADVQEDNTWWFTWQTSNLNLDAGTYTVYAVATPNNRDNLENTQWGNVSLIIRKPFVAAAVSNPIVVPGEEFSIYGIAEGQPAPGVAVWIFGDDFMDYQTAGVSQNASFSHEISGQITATMSPGQYSVVVQHPMYNDVLDAYPNPIPIDYEGYNYPRHGLVLSTYPAPDTVWIPLLGPGSVQGRNAADALTNLLESPYFDDTYTLLQFTVVPGEEIAPLPVYVSPGWNLLSTPIALDTDYSNLTSIFPEESLAHISVILTWDGSGWSIPGPDYRLEPLYCLVVKSDATVNGFLTPSSAVTPPPSRVLSPGINLIGPAPEGYFPLPGYVWFSPMPVEQALASVSEGPGGISGYTMVISPNMNQPGWVYTKGMPSQDVVPFHGYWVIMDNPDTLYGFSTTPVG from the coding sequence ATGAAACTGATTTTACTCATCGCTTTTCTGGTGGCCCTTTTCTCGGGGACGGCGTCCGCTTCGGTCAATATCATCATGCAGGGTGACGACGTCTTCATCGGCGAACAGGACCTCGATATCACGGGCGCCACAGGGGGCTTTTCCCAGCTTGCATGGTTTGCGTCGGGAACGAATCCGAACGCCGATACTCCGAATTACGTCATCCCTGTGGGAGATTCCACTCACTTCTATATCGCGCCCTCCACCTTCGTAGGCAGGACGGGGATCTGGTACAGGTGGGATATCGCCAACCAGGGACCGGCGTTCAGTGTGAATGATCCCTATATTGTGCTCAAAGTATGGGACCAGGACCTGCAGAAGGACGTCTCCGGGAAAGCCGTCGCTCCGGGGGATTTTGTCAATTTCAGGATCGAAAGCAACTTCTATCTCGTAGCGAACAGGCCGGGGTACAACCCCTCCACCGACGGGGTGATCGATATAAAGGTCAGGACCGGGGACGGCGCGATCTACACGTCATTGCATCAGAACGCCACCTTCTCTCTTCCCCTCGGGAACATCAACCTGAATTCCCAGCCGTTCTACTGGGTATCCCCCACTCCGCACGGGGGTGAGTATCCTTATTCCGGATGGAATACCGCGGCATCCACGACAGCCGGAGACCGGCTCTACCCGGCGGGAGTCTATACCTGCTGGGCGGAATGCGACCTCAACCATATCATGGAGAATTATAAAGACCCCGGCGGTCATGACTACACCGGGAAAACATACTCGGCAACGACGACCGTCTCAATTGCCCAGGATACGGTAAGGATCGAGACGAGCAAGGATACCGTGGTCCGGGGAAACCCTTTCTCGGTAACAATAACCGGCACACCAAACTCCAATTACTATCTCTGGGTCAAGGATACGGGTCAAATGACCGGACTTGCACATGATAGGCCCCCATTCATCACACAGGACCAGAGCAACGTCAACCAGAACCCCCCTGCAGGTAGTTACACAGCAATAGACATCGGTGCCTACGCGTACGAGGGGGGCAATGGAAGAACTATCGCCCAGGACGTACCCTCGAACTGGGACGGCGTGCCATCCGGAACCTACTACTATGCCTACATTCTGACGTCGGGCAGCGGCACCAGGACTATTTTGTGGCAGACATCTACCGATACCAGGGATCAGAATTACACCATCAGGGTGGAGAGGCAGCTCACCTCCGGCGTCTTTATTAACGATTTTGCTAGTGTAATCATTGAAAAGGGAACCGTCACCATTGTCGCAGCCGGCGACCAGAACTTCTTCCTGGGACAGGAAGTTCGGCTTTCCGGTACCGACTCCGAGACTGACAACGTGTACCTGTTCATTACCGGCCCGAACCTCTCCTCCGCCGGCGGCAGGCTGACCGACCCCAGGACCTCGGTGGTCGATGGCATCGCTTCAACCTTTGATTCTGCCGACGTCCAGGAAGACAACACCTGGTGGTTCACATGGCAGACCTCTAACCTGAACCTCGATGCCGGTACCTACACCGTATATGCTGTTGCAACCCCGAACAACCGGGATAACCTCGAAAATACCCAGTGGGGAAACGTCTCGCTCATCATCCGCAAACCATTCGTTGCCGCGGCAGTATCGAATCCGATTGTGGTGCCAGGCGAAGAATTTTCCATTTATGGAATCGCCGAAGGACAGCCCGCTCCGGGAGTCGCGGTCTGGATCTTCGGGGACGACTTCATGGACTACCAGACCGCAGGAGTAAGCCAGAACGCAAGTTTCTCTCACGAAATAAGTGGACAGATCACCGCCACCATGTCGCCCGGGCAGTATTCCGTCGTGGTCCAGCACCCCATGTATAACGATGTGCTAGATGCGTACCCCAATCCGATCCCGATCGACTATGAAGGGTACAATTACCCCCGGCACGGCCTTGTGCTCAGCACTTACCCAGCCCCGGACACGGTATGGATACCACTCCTGGGCCCGGGAAGCGTACAGGGCAGGAACGCTGCAGACGCGCTCACAAACCTTCTTGAAAGCCCGTATTTCGATGATACATATACACTGCTCCAGTTCACCGTGGTGCCCGGTGAAGAGATCGCTCCACTCCCCGTATATGTTTCCCCGGGGTGGAATCTTCTCTCTACACCCATAGCCCTCGATACTGACTACTCGAACCTCACTTCAATCTTCCCGGAAGAATCGCTCGCCCATATCTCAGTTATTCTTACCTGGGACGGTTCCGGGTGGTCCATCCCCGGCCCGGACTACCGGCTCGAGCCGCTCTATTGCCTGGTCGTAAAGAGCGATGCAACGGTGAACGGGTTCCTGACTCCGTCATCCGCGGTCACACCACCCCCTTCAAGGGTCCTTTCGCCGGGGATAAACCTCATCGGGCCCGCCCCCGAGGGATACTTCCCCCTCCCCGGATATGTATGGTTCTCTCCGATGCCGGTTGAACAGGCACTCGCGAGCGTCAGCGAGGGTCCGGGAGGAATTTCCGGGTATACCATGGTCATAAGCCCGAACATGAACCAGCCTGGCTGGGTATACACGAAGGGGATGCCTTCTCAGGATGTCGTGCCGTTCCATGGCTACTGGGTGATCATGGACAACCCGGACACGTTGTACGGGTTTTCTACCACGCCGGTCGGATAG
- the hgcB gene encoding mercury methylation ferredoxin HgcB: MFDSYVETTLRYYPERCINCRRCTQVCPHGVFSEGPERAVLRHPPDCMECGACALNCPVQAIEVQSGVGCAWAMISAALRGKDMDSGECGCGGDDGACCGGGEEEEPSSCCEGN; this comes from the coding sequence ATGTTTGATTCTTATGTCGAGACCACCCTCCGTTATTATCCCGAGCGCTGTATCAACTGCCGTCGGTGCACCCAGGTCTGCCCCCACGGGGTCTTTTCCGAAGGGCCTGAGCGTGCGGTGCTCCGGCACCCCCCGGACTGCATGGAGTGCGGGGCCTGTGCATTGAACTGCCCGGTCCAGGCGATCGAGGTACAGAGCGGGGTTGGATGTGCATGGGCCATGATCTCAGCCGCGCTTCGGGGAAAGGACATGGACAGCGGTGAATGCGGGTGCGGAGGCGATGACGGGGCCTGTTGCGGGGGCGGGGAAGAGGAAGAACCCTCATCCTGCTGCGAGGGCAATTAA
- a CDS encoding helix-turn-helix transcriptional regulator: MKNRIKVYRAMHDLTQEALANELGVTRQTILAIEKGKYDPSLDLAFKIARYFGVTIEDVFTP, translated from the coding sequence ATGAAGAACAGGATTAAGGTCTACCGGGCGATGCACGACCTCACCCAGGAGGCGCTCGCCAATGAGCTGGGTGTCACCCGGCAGACCATCCTCGCCATCGAGAAGGGGAAGTACGATCCCTCGCTCGACCTGGCGTTCAAGATCGCCCGGTATTTCGGGGTAACTATCGAGGACGTTTTTACTCCTTAA